AGGCCACCAACCACCTCTCCGGCCGCATATAATCCTGGAATCGGTTGGCCGTCCGCCTTAAGCACTTGAGTTTGATCGTTAGTCTTCAAACCGCCCATTGTATAATGAATCGCCGGGGCAATGTGAATCGCATAATATGGGGCAGTTTCAAGGATGTGGCGGCCGGTCGTTCTGCCAAAGTTAATGTCCATTCGATCGGAAACGGCCTGATTCCACTTGGCTACGGTTTGCGATAGTGTATCACTATCAACACCAATCAGTTTACCAAGTTTGGCTAAATCATCGCCTGTCTTAACCAAGCCAACATGATCATAGAAGTCAATTGCCTTGGCACGTTTGCGAACCTTGGCATCAAAGATGAGGTATGCGCCAGTACCACCCAACTTCTCGATTGCGTTGGTAACTTTGTCGCGGGTTTCCATTTCATTCACAAACCGCTTTCCGTTTTGATCAACTAAGATAGCGCCCTCGCCACGGACCGTTTCACCGATTAAATAGACGTGGTCCGTATCCTGTTGAACGGTGGGGTGAATTTGAATTCGATCCATATCAACCAGCTGGGCACCCAGATGCTCTGCCAGCAACATGCCATCACCGGTATTTCCAGGCTGGTTGGTTGTCTTGTATTTGGTAAGATCCGGGCGATACTTTGCAATGAGTGACTTGTTGGCACCAAACCCGCCAGCGGCAATAATCACTGCTTTGGCGTGAACAGTTTGCGAACCGTTTTCTGTTTGAATTTGAACGCCGGAAACCCGATCATCGTGCAGGATTTCAGTCACTTTGACGTTGGTGAACAGTGGAATCTGTTTTGCCTGAACTTGGCTTAGCAGACCATTAATCAAGTAACCACCAATTGGTTGAGTCGAACTTGGTCGATGCGCCCGGGGCACACTCATGCCACCGGTAATTGTCAAATCATCCAGCTGGACACCCTGTTTATAAAGCCACTCGATTGCCCGCGCACCATGCTCGGTAAAATTCTTCAATAACGCTGGATCGTTTTGGCCATGACCGCCACGCAACGTCTCGTAATAAAAGGCCCCAACGCTATCTTCGATTCCATGCTCAGTCTGAACAAAGGTTGCCGCGGCGTTCATCCCCGACGAGGCCCGTTTAGTATCACCGCCAACACTCGGCATTTTTTCAAAAATCACTGGTTTCAATCCGAGTTCGGTTGCCCGAATGGCACTGGTGAGGCCAGCACTACCAGAGCCGATGACAATGACGTCATACTGATCTTTTAGTTCATCTAATGAATTTGGTTCAAATGGTTGTGACATGAATTTCTTCCAATCTTCAATTATTTATTGAGCACGGCGAGGTGTAAGTCCATTTGGCCCGTGCATTTGAATGCTTGCCGCCAAGGCGCGCCAGGCACTCGTGTATAGCTGTGGTCGTTTCCCCTCTGCCAGCCGACGCGCCTGTTGTTCACAATACGCGGTAATGAATGTTGGCGAATACTTCTCATCCAACTTCCGACTCCCCATCGTTAGTGGTAGTGGAACTGGTTGGTAGCTGCCAGCTAAAATTTGATTAGGCAGGTCCGGCATTACCGCCATTGGTGTACACATTCCGATCATGTCGGCGTCGTGGGTTCCCAGCGCCTCTTCCATCGTGGAAATTCGTCTAAACCCGCCACTGAGCACAATGGGGACATCTGTAAGTTGATGGATCATATGGGCATAGCCGGAAAAGCCAACGGTTGAGTTTTCGTAATCATCACCAGAGATTTCAATCAAGTCGATGCCAAGGTCGGCCATCTTTTGGATCACGGCAATCGAATCGTGTTCGGTGAATCCTTCCAAATCAAGGTCAAGCACGCTGAGCTTTAGCCCAATCGAAAACTGGGGCCCACATGATTCGCGAATCCCTTCATAGATATCTACGAGAAATCGCATTCGATTCTCCAGTGAGTCGCCAAATTCATCTGTCCGCTGGTTGTCTTTGCGAGACAAGAACTGATTAACCAAATAACCGTACGCACCGTGAATTTGGACACCGGAGAAGCCGGCTTCTTGGGCAATCTCTGCGGTTCGAATGTATTTAGCGATAATCTCATGAATTTCAGAATTCTTCAATTCACGTGGGGGATTAAAATATTTCTGATTAGGGCCATGTACAGGAATGGCACTGGGCCCAGCTGGTTGAGTGGACAAATATTTTGGTGACTGTTTGCCGGGATGATTGAGCTGCATCCACAACTGGGTGTGGTTTGTCGTTCCCGCTTGAGCCCACTTTTGAAGGGTTGCCAAGCTCCGCTCATCCTCAACGACCACGTTGCCGGGTTCTGCCAAGGCGGTTGAATCGACCATGACGTTACCAGTTACCACAATTCCAGAACCACCCATTGCCCATGCTCGATACAAGGTGGCATATCGTTCATCTGGCTGATGATCTTGGTTAGCCATTGTTTCACTCATGGCCGATTTAAAGAATCGATTTTTGACCTGCTGACCGTTGGGTAACACCAACGGCTTGGCAACTTGTAAGTAATTCATTTGCAGCTCCTTTCCAGCAAATTTGCTTAATCGACGATATGATTTGATTTAATGGTAACCCGATTTGACCCCCATCGCAATTCCAGCCTACATAAAATTCAATTTTCAGTTACAATGAACCCAGAGGTGATGATTCAATGGATGATCAATGGCTATCACAACTGCCCATCAAAGGGATTACTAAAGCAGTCCCCGTTGGTGGCGGCGATGTTAATCAGGCATTTCGATTAGAAACAAAAGATGACACATATTTCCTACTGGTTCAGCCCCAGACGACTGCCGACTTTTACGCTGGCGAGATTGCTGGGCTCAAAGCTTTCGAGGAAGCTAACGTCTTGGCTCCCCGAGTGTTGGGCAATGGTCAAATTAACGGCGATGCTTATTTGCTGCTGAACTTTTTGGAATCAGGTTCCGGCAGTCAGAGTGACTTAGGTGAACTGGTTGCCAACTTGCATCAGCATTACAGCAAGAATGGAAAATTTGGCTTTGACCTGCCCTATGTCAGCAACGATGAAAGCTTCGATAACAGTTGGACCGACTCTTGGAGTGAATTATTCGTCAACCACCGACTGGACCGGCTCCGCGATGCTTTGATGAAAAAGCATTTATGGAATCCAAGTGACGATGAAAAATACAAACGGGTTCGCGAAGTGATTCTCGATCAGTTGTCGAAGCATGAGAGCGAGCCATCCCTGCTTCACGGCGATTTGTGGGGCGGCAACTACATGTTCTTGGCGGACGGTCGTCCGGCATTGATTGATCCCGCTTCTTTCTATGGTGATCGGGAATTCGACCTGGGGATTACCACCGTCTTTGGTGGCTTTGACGCGGACTTCTACGCCGCTTATAACGCAGTCTACCCTTTGGATCCGGGCGCCAATGAACGGCTGAACTTTTATCGGCTGTATTACTTGATGGTTCACACCAATAAATTCGGCACAATGTATAAGAGTAGTGCCGACAGCGCGATGAATCAGATTTTGGAACATGAATAAATTATAGTCGTTGAGCTGGACATTCTTGTCTGGCTCTTTTTACATAATTGAGTAATTATCGTTACTTATTCGAATCCCGTTCGTTATATACAGTGAAAGGGGGTTGTCATGAAACTTGATGAGTATGAGGTACTACTGAAAAACATCTCAATCGAATTAAATCATTTCCTGGTTTCACGCGGAGCTAGTAAAGACATCGCAGAAGACGTTGTTCAAGATGTCTTTGTAAAAGTTTTGGAAATGGATCTAATACTCCCGCCAGATAAGATTCGCCCTTATATGTACAAAATTGCCAAAACGAAATACATTGATTTAAATCGTCGTGAAGCCCGTCTTCAGAAAATTTTACAACAATACCTTATTCCGCAGCAGAAGCAAACGAGGGAACCACACACAGAAGACAAATCAAAAAAACTACAGCGAATTATCCAAAAGTTATCTCCTGGTGATCAAGAAATCTTAAAAATGAAATACATCGAAGGTCAATCTATTGATGAAATTGCCACCAATCTAAAGATAACCTCTCCAGGAGTGAAAATGCGTTTGTATCGGTTGAGAAAGAAGATTAAGAAGGGATTTGGTGAATCATAATGAACCAAGATAAACAATTTGAAAAATTAGCTTTTCGTATTAAACTCAAGCGTTGGGTAATCACAATTTTATTAATTATTATTCTTTTTCCAATAATGACGGCAGTTGGATATAAAATTACTCAATCTTTTTCCGCCCGTCAATCTAGTGGGCTTATGAAAGAGATGGAAATTCAACAAGACCTCATGAGCCCCAATATCCAAAACAGTGACTTGGTTATTGGTAACAGTAACATTGGCGGCGGCACTGTCGTAAGCCACCAATATAAAGACATTGATGGCTATCATTTACCATGGCAGACTGTCGAAGGTAAGTACAATTGGTTATATCATGAAATTCAAACCGATAACTTAGTGGATACAGATAATCAGGCGGCTTACACGAGAACAACCCAAACCAAGATTCCGTTATTTTACAATAATCGAGTTAAATCACCAAATGTGTCGAAGGCTTACGAAGTTAAGAAAATTTCGCAAATGAAAAATTATGTAGGTGAGGTGGCTTTGACCTTTCGCCATCCAATGACATATTCACAAATACTACAAAAGCTGCCGAAAGGCATCCAAGCAAATTGGTTCTGGCTTGGTGTCAACGGTAAAGCAGATCCAACGATTGAAGATAATTGTTTTCTTGGAATTCAGTCATTTAATGGCAAACTTGGTCCAAATGACTATAAGGGCTTCAGAAAATCATTGCAAAGTGCTAAAAATCTCGGCACATATAATAGTTTTTCAATCACTGACTATGCCCACGGATTTGCCAAGAAATATCCGACATTAAATCAAGCAAGATTTTCTGGCATCATCATTACTGGAAAAACAGAAAACTTTAAGCCCTTGGTAAACCAAAATTGGATCACAGAAAGTTCGGTTGGGGCGACAATCAAACGTGTTCCGTATATTAAACCTAGTTTTTAATTAGCATAAGTACCCTATCAAACTAAACACACCCCTTAAACTTCAAAAAGAGTCCAAGGGGTGTGTTTTTCATGATTAATTGCCAACTATTGTTTTGGATTCACATCGTAAACCTCAACGCAATAGCCACGGTAACCGCAATTGGGACACGTTAGTTTCCGCGTCTTGGCAGTATGCTTGGAAAATGTAAAGTCACGCCAGCTCGGTTTGAAATGCTGGTGACAATTTGGGCAGATATACTCAACTTTGTTGTAATAATCCCGGATAATCCAAATGGCCATTACAATCACAACTGGGAAGATGATTGCGGCTGGCACCCAATTGCCGGTGATAATCCAAACGGCAATTGCTAAGATTTCCAGTGCATCCATCATCAGTCCCCAAGTTAACATCCACCAGCGAAACTTGGTTAATTTTGGTTTGCTTTCCATCATATTTTCGATGCCGTCAAGGTCAGGTTGGGAAATTAGCGCATAATCAGCCAGGCTGTCTTGAACCTTGCGAATCATTTCCAGCTGATCCGCGGTCATTGTCATCTCATGCTGAATTTTCTTTTCCTGTTCCTTAAGCATCAACGACAGGACTTGAGTTGAATTATCTTCTGATAACAGGTCTTTAATCGTCGTCAGAGATAGGCCCATTGATTTCAACAATAAAATCAATCGCAAGGTTTTCAACTCTTTGTCCGTG
Above is a genomic segment from Lentilactobacillus buchneri containing:
- a CDS encoding flavocytochrome c yields the protein MSQPFEPNSLDELKDQYDVIVIGSGSAGLTSAIRATELGLKPVIFEKMPSVGGDTKRASSGMNAAATFVQTEHGIEDSVGAFYYETLRGGHGQNDPALLKNFTEHGARAIEWLYKQGVQLDDLTITGGMSVPRAHRPSSTQPIGGYLINGLLSQVQAKQIPLFTNVKVTEILHDDRVSGVQIQTENGSQTVHAKAVIIAAGGFGANKSLIAKYRPDLTKYKTTNQPGNTGDGMLLAEHLGAQLVDMDRIQIHPTVQQDTDHVYLIGETVRGEGAILVDQNGKRFVNEMETRDKVTNAIEKLGGTGAYLIFDAKVRKRAKAIDFYDHVGLVKTGDDLAKLGKLIGVDSDTLSQTVAKWNQAVSDRMDINFGRTTGRHILETAPYYAIHIAPAIHYTMGGLKTNDQTQVLKADGQPIPGLYAAGEVVGGLHGDNRIGGNSIAETVVFGLQAAQQVRDYIFEM
- a CDS encoding NADH oxidase; the protein is MNYLQVAKPLVLPNGQQVKNRFFKSAMSETMANQDHQPDERYATLYRAWAMGGSGIVVTGNVMVDSTALAEPGNVVVEDERSLATLQKWAQAGTTNHTQLWMQLNHPGKQSPKYLSTQPAGPSAIPVHGPNQKYFNPPRELKNSEIHEIIAKYIRTAEIAQEAGFSGVQIHGAYGYLVNQFLSRKDNQRTDEFGDSLENRMRFLVDIYEGIRESCGPQFSIGLKLSVLDLDLEGFTEHDSIAVIQKMADLGIDLIEISGDDYENSTVGFSGYAHMIHQLTDVPIVLSGGFRRISTMEEALGTHDADMIGMCTPMAVMPDLPNQILAGSYQPVPLPLTMGSRKLDEKYSPTFITAYCEQQARRLAEGKRPQLYTSAWRALAASIQMHGPNGLTPRRAQ
- a CDS encoding fructosamine kinase family protein produces the protein MDDQWLSQLPIKGITKAVPVGGGDVNQAFRLETKDDTYFLLVQPQTTADFYAGEIAGLKAFEEANVLAPRVLGNGQINGDAYLLLNFLESGSGSQSDLGELVANLHQHYSKNGKFGFDLPYVSNDESFDNSWTDSWSELFVNHRLDRLRDALMKKHLWNPSDDEKYKRVREVILDQLSKHESEPSLLHGDLWGGNYMFLADGRPALIDPASFYGDREFDLGITTVFGGFDADFYAAYNAVYPLDPGANERLNFYRLYYLMVHTNKFGTMYKSSADSAMNQILEHE
- a CDS encoding RNA polymerase sigma factor; the protein is MKLDEYEVLLKNISIELNHFLVSRGASKDIAEDVVQDVFVKVLEMDLILPPDKIRPYMYKIAKTKYIDLNRREARLQKILQQYLIPQQKQTREPHTEDKSKKLQRIIQKLSPGDQEILKMKYIEGQSIDEIATNLKITSPGVKMRLYRLRKKIKKGFGES
- a CDS encoding anti sigma factor C-terminal domain-containing protein, producing MNQDKQFEKLAFRIKLKRWVITILLIIILFPIMTAVGYKITQSFSARQSSGLMKEMEIQQDLMSPNIQNSDLVIGNSNIGGGTVVSHQYKDIDGYHLPWQTVEGKYNWLYHEIQTDNLVDTDNQAAYTRTTQTKIPLFYNNRVKSPNVSKAYEVKKISQMKNYVGEVALTFRHPMTYSQILQKLPKGIQANWFWLGVNGKADPTIEDNCFLGIQSFNGKLGPNDYKGFRKSLQSAKNLGTYNSFSITDYAHGFAKKYPTLNQARFSGIIITGKTENFKPLVNQNWITESSVGATIKRVPYIKPSF
- a CDS encoding MerR family transcriptional regulator, which produces MSTYTTGEFAKLGGVSIRTIQYYDQKGILNPTTISDGGRRLYTDKELKTLRLILLLKSMGLSLTTIKDLLSEDNSTQVLSLMLKEQEKKIQHEMTMTADQLEMIRKVQDSLADYALISQPDLDGIENMMESKPKLTKFRWWMLTWGLMMDALEILAIAVWIITGNWVPAAIIFPVVIVMAIWIIRDYYNKVEYICPNCHQHFKPSWRDFTFSKHTAKTRKLTCPNCGYRGYCVEVYDVNPKQ